From a single Paenibacillus sp. FSL R5-0345 genomic region:
- a CDS encoding phosphoketolase family protein has protein sequence MVLSMDVDYSSKTYLEKLDAYWRATNYISVGQLYLKDNPLLKEPLKDADVKIKPIGHWGTIPGQNFIYAHLNRVITKYDLNMFYIEGPGHGGQVMVSNSYLDGSYTEIYPEITQDIPGMKKLFKQFSFPGGIASHAAPETPGSIHEGGELGYSLSHGVGAILDNPDLISAVVIGDGEAETGPLAASWFSNRFINPVTDGAVLPILHLNGFKISNPTILSRQSKEEITAYFKGMGWEPFFVEGENPDLMHPEMAKVLDTIVERIEAIQKNARENNDLTRPVWPMLVFRSPKGWTGPKQWDGVPNENSFRAHQVPIPVDQKNMKHAPALLEWLNSYRPEELFDDNGRLKAEIAEILPTGDRRMGMNPVTNAGNLIKDLKLPDYRNFALDNAVPGQVIAQDMAVLGKYMKDVISLNEENRNFRIFGPDETMSNRLGPVFEVTKRQWLDQIKEPNDEFLSSYGRVIDSQLSEHQAEGLLEGYVLTGRHGFFASYEAFLRVVDSMITQHFKWLRKATDQSWRADIPSLNVVATSTVFQQDHNGYTHQDPGLLGHLADKKPEFIREYLPADANSLLAVFDTVLNDRQKINLIVSSKHPRPQWFNADEAQELVEKGLKIIDWASTDQGGEPDVVIASAGTEPTIESLAAISILHEKLPALKIRYINVVDLLRLRSQKLDPRGLSDEEFDQFFTKDKPVIFAFHGYEGLIKDLFFDRHNHNLHVHGYRENGDITTPFDMRVLNQMDRFDLAKEVVLSLPDGDKHKAIADEMDAIVKKHHQFIREEGIDLPEVENWVWKPLK, from the coding sequence ATGGTATTATCCATGGATGTTGATTACTCATCAAAAACTTATTTAGAAAAGCTGGATGCCTATTGGCGTGCGACGAACTACATATCCGTAGGTCAACTGTACTTAAAAGATAATCCGTTGTTAAAGGAACCGTTGAAGGATGCAGATGTAAAAATTAAGCCTATCGGACACTGGGGAACCATTCCTGGCCAAAATTTTATTTATGCCCATTTGAATAGGGTCATTACTAAATATGACTTGAACATGTTCTATATTGAGGGGCCTGGTCATGGTGGTCAGGTTATGGTTTCAAATTCTTATCTGGACGGTAGTTACACGGAAATTTATCCGGAAATCACGCAAGATATTCCAGGGATGAAGAAATTGTTCAAACAATTCTCATTCCCAGGGGGCATTGCTTCTCATGCCGCCCCAGAAACACCTGGTTCTATCCATGAAGGCGGCGAGTTGGGTTATTCTCTTTCTCACGGTGTCGGTGCCATATTGGATAATCCGGATCTGATTTCGGCTGTTGTGATTGGTGATGGCGAGGCTGAAACTGGACCACTAGCTGCTTCATGGTTCTCCAACAGATTCATCAACCCGGTTACTGATGGTGCGGTTCTGCCGATCTTACACTTGAATGGTTTCAAAATCAGTAATCCAACGATCCTATCCCGTCAATCAAAAGAAGAAATTACCGCATACTTTAAAGGGATGGGTTGGGAACCGTTCTTTGTTGAAGGTGAAAATCCTGATCTTATGCATCCAGAAATGGCAAAGGTGCTGGATACTATCGTAGAAAGAATTGAAGCGATTCAAAAGAATGCACGTGAGAACAATGATCTTACTCGTCCGGTTTGGCCAATGCTGGTCTTCCGCTCTCCTAAGGGATGGACAGGTCCAAAGCAATGGGACGGTGTACCAAATGAAAATTCATTCCGCGCCCATCAGGTGCCAATTCCAGTGGACCAAAAAAATATGAAACACGCACCAGCGTTACTGGAGTGGTTAAATAGCTATAGACCGGAAGAATTATTTGACGACAATGGCCGTTTGAAAGCTGAAATTGCTGAGATTCTGCCTACAGGCGACCGACGTATGGGAATGAATCCTGTTACCAACGCCGGTAACCTCATTAAAGATTTGAAATTGCCAGATTATCGTAACTTTGCACTTGATAATGCTGTGCCAGGCCAAGTTATTGCACAAGATATGGCTGTGCTGGGTAAATACATGAAAGATGTAATCTCCCTTAATGAAGAGAACCGTAACTTTAGAATTTTCGGACCGGATGAAACGATGTCCAACCGTCTGGGACCTGTCTTTGAAGTAACTAAACGACAATGGCTGGATCAAATTAAAGAACCAAATGATGAGTTCCTCTCATCTTATGGACGTGTAATTGATTCTCAATTGTCTGAACATCAAGCAGAAGGCTTACTTGAAGGATATGTTTTGACTGGACGTCACGGTTTCTTTGCGAGTTATGAAGCTTTCTTGCGTGTAGTTGATTCTATGATTACTCAGCATTTTAAATGGCTGCGTAAAGCAACAGATCAAAGCTGGCGTGCAGATATCCCATCCTTAAATGTGGTGGCAACTTCAACTGTATTCCAACAAGACCACAATGGTTATACTCACCAAGATCCAGGTCTGTTAGGTCACTTGGCTGATAAGAAGCCTGAATTTATCCGTGAGTATTTACCTGCCGATGCGAACTCCTTGCTGGCTGTCTTTGACACCGTCTTAAATGACCGTCAAAAAATCAACCTGATCGTTTCATCCAAACATCCGCGTCCGCAATGGTTTAATGCAGATGAAGCACAGGAGCTGGTTGAAAAAGGCTTGAAGATCATTGACTGGGCAAGCACCGATCAAGGTGGAGAGCCGGATGTTGTTATTGCTTCTGCTGGTACAGAACCAACTATTGAAAGCTTAGCGGCAATCTCTATCCTGCATGAGAAACTTCCAGCACTTAAGATTAGATATATCAATGTGGTGGACTTATTGAGACTGAGAAGTCAAAAATTAGATCCTCGTGGTTTATCTGACGAAGAGTTTGATCAATTTTTCACAAAGGACAAACCGGTTATTTTCGCCTTCCACGGGTATGAAGGTCTGATTAAAGACTTGTTCTTTGATCGTCATAACCATAACCTTCACGTACACGGGTACCGTGAGAATGGTGATATCACAACACCTTTCGATATGCGTGTCTTGAATCAAATGGACCGTTTTGATCTAGCGAAGGAAGTTGTGCTGAGCTTGCCTGATGGGGATAAGCATAAAGCCATCGCAGATGAAATGGACGCTATCGTGAAGAAACATCACCAGTTCATTCGTGAAGAAGGTATTGATCTGCCAGAAGTAGAGAACTGGGTATGGAAGCCATTGAAATAA
- a CDS encoding ABC transporter ATP-binding protein, protein MPHIDKLPKSIEMQLTEQPLFHFVSDLMKDGQFGEQWLVLTEKELSVWGTDGKLVSKLFVSSITDSRVVGGVGGGSLLVDTKEGPMILIRYTASLTSIFGFASKLIAAVAKGEERPTASEKEFPRHCPKCRNPLPDDSQACPVCKSNGKVLFRMLSYAKPYKIQMIAAAIMLIFTTLVELVPPFLTKMIVDNVLTKKDMGSTLLWIVIGLAATSLVVTLMQTVRGLIGVWIGSKIMGDLRHDVYHSLMKLSLSFFDRRQSSQFIGRVNNDSEAMRQFMTDGVIWVSGESLRVIAIFAIMFSMDWKLTLLAMLPMPLMVVLSTVLWPMIGRRWYQQWRSIFRLNALVGDSLQGIRVVKAFGQETTEMSRYTVANKELVRHNIRIEGLWQGMFPAFALVAGVGTLLIWYYGGRTVLDGQLSIGTLIALVTYLGMLLGPLQWVSQMINWASHAISAADRVFEIMDTPSDVPDTTNPADIGRVSGEVEFKQVTYGYEKHHPVLKNVDLKVGAGEMIGLVGHSGAGKSTFINMICRFYDTDEGTITIDGVDIRNISQSDLRSQIGVVLQETFLFDGTIAENIAYSKPDATELEIMRAAKIANAHDFIVQLPDGYDTRVGERGHKLSGGEKQRVSIARAIIHDPRILILDEATASVDTVTERQIQEAISRLVKGRTTFAIAHRLSTLRNANRLVVLERGKIIEVGTHEELLAVEGAYFKLVEAQKEMSQIKGVEVHE, encoded by the coding sequence ATGCCACATATTGATAAACTTCCCAAGTCTATAGAAATGCAGCTTACGGAACAACCGTTATTTCACTTTGTATCTGATTTAATGAAAGATGGACAATTCGGTGAGCAGTGGCTTGTATTGACTGAGAAGGAGCTTTCCGTTTGGGGGACGGATGGGAAATTGGTGTCGAAGCTATTTGTTTCGAGCATAACCGATTCCCGAGTTGTAGGCGGGGTAGGCGGCGGTTCGTTGCTTGTCGATACTAAAGAGGGTCCAATGATTCTTATACGTTATACCGCATCACTTACTTCTATATTTGGATTTGCGTCTAAATTAATTGCTGCTGTAGCTAAAGGGGAGGAGCGGCCAACGGCTTCTGAAAAAGAATTTCCAAGACATTGCCCAAAGTGCCGCAATCCGCTTCCGGACGATTCTCAAGCTTGTCCGGTATGTAAAAGTAATGGCAAGGTTCTGTTTCGGATGCTAAGTTACGCTAAGCCGTATAAAATCCAAATGATCGCAGCAGCGATTATGTTGATTTTCACTACATTGGTAGAGCTTGTTCCACCTTTTTTGACGAAGATGATTGTTGATAACGTGTTAACAAAAAAGGACATGGGCTCAACGCTTCTATGGATAGTCATTGGGCTTGCTGCCACATCTCTGGTGGTTACGCTAATGCAGACTGTACGTGGGCTTATCGGGGTATGGATTGGTTCCAAAATTATGGGTGATCTGCGTCATGATGTGTATCATTCCTTGATGAAATTGTCGTTATCTTTCTTCGATCGAAGACAGTCTTCGCAATTCATTGGACGGGTCAATAATGACTCTGAGGCGATGCGGCAATTCATGACAGATGGTGTGATATGGGTCTCTGGCGAATCCTTGAGGGTAATCGCAATCTTCGCGATTATGTTTAGTATGGATTGGAAGCTAACACTGCTAGCCATGCTGCCTATGCCGCTCATGGTCGTACTATCGACTGTATTATGGCCAATGATTGGTAGACGTTGGTATCAGCAGTGGAGATCTATTTTCAGACTAAATGCTTTGGTAGGCGATTCTTTGCAGGGCATTCGTGTAGTTAAAGCATTTGGACAGGAAACTACAGAAATGTCACGTTATACTGTCGCTAATAAGGAATTGGTGCGGCACAACATCCGGATTGAAGGCTTGTGGCAGGGAATGTTTCCCGCCTTTGCATTAGTTGCTGGTGTAGGTACGCTGTTAATTTGGTATTATGGCGGCAGAACGGTGCTTGATGGGCAATTATCCATTGGTACACTAATCGCTTTGGTTACTTACCTGGGAATGCTCCTCGGACCTTTGCAGTGGGTAAGTCAAATGATCAATTGGGCCAGTCATGCGATTTCGGCAGCCGATCGGGTATTCGAAATTATGGATACACCATCCGATGTGCCTGATACTACGAACCCAGCGGATATTGGTCGTGTCAGTGGTGAGGTAGAGTTTAAACAGGTCACTTATGGATACGAAAAGCATCATCCTGTGCTCAAGAACGTGGATTTAAAAGTGGGTGCAGGAGAAATGATCGGTCTGGTTGGGCATTCAGGTGCTGGGAAGTCGACCTTCATCAACATGATTTGCCGATTCTATGACACAGACGAGGGGACTATCACCATCGATGGGGTGGATATCCGTAATATTAGTCAGTCTGACCTGCGGAGCCAGATCGGTGTAGTGCTGCAGGAGACATTCCTGTTTGACGGCACGATTGCTGAGAATATCGCTTATTCTAAACCGGACGCCACAGAGCTAGAAATTATGCGTGCTGCTAAAATTGCCAATGCACATGACTTCATCGTTCAGCTACCTGATGGCTATGACACAAGGGTAGGAGAACGTGGGCATAAGTTATCCGGAGGGGAGAAGCAGCGAGTGTCTATTGCCCGAGCAATAATTCACGATCCGCGGATTCTAATTCTGGACGAAGCAACGGCTTCAGTGGATACAGTGACTGAGCGGCAAATTCAAGAAGCGATTTCGCGTCTGGTCAAAGGCAGAACGACATTCGCCATTGCTCATCGCTTGTCCACTTTAAGAAATGCCAATCGGCTCGTCGTGCTGGAACGCGGCAAGATTATTGAGGTGGGTACGCATGAAGAATTGCTAGCAGTAGAAGGGGCTTACTTCAAACTGGTCGAAGCACAGAAAGAAATGTCCCAGATCAAGGGGGTAGAAGTGCATGAGTGA
- a CDS encoding DUF1854 domain-containing protein: protein MSDPISVSGQSNAKDKDKDKDKDPYEINIFEPGAISFSRSQGGVFQGVVEGKVYEELILFRIFPFQYNTQYISVRNSKSEEIGVIRDIDQLDEESRGEVDKELQLRYFLPVVTRIDSIKQKADMWIWELQTNLGQTRIVMRNLHEHMQYPSLHRIILTDVNGKRCEIRDYSTLDAQSRNKLKDVL, encoded by the coding sequence ATGAGTGATCCAATCAGCGTCAGTGGTCAATCGAATGCTAAAGATAAAGATAAAGATAAAGATAAAGATCCCTATGAAATTAATATTTTCGAACCGGGTGCGATCTCCTTTAGTCGTAGTCAAGGCGGGGTATTTCAAGGCGTAGTGGAAGGTAAGGTTTATGAAGAACTAATTCTTTTTCGTATCTTTCCTTTTCAATACAACACCCAGTATATTTCTGTACGTAACTCTAAGAGTGAGGAGATCGGTGTCATTCGTGACATTGATCAGCTGGATGAGGAAAGTCGCGGGGAAGTGGACAAAGAATTGCAGCTGCGATACTTTTTACCGGTTGTGACCCGAATTGATTCCATCAAACAGAAGGCAGATATGTGGATTTGGGAGCTGCAGACGAATCTGGGTCAGACCCGTATCGTGATGCGTAACCTGCATGAGCATATGCAATACCCAAGCCTTCATCGAATCATTCTGACTGACGTTAACGGAAAAAGATGCGAAATTCGTGATTATTCCACTTTGGATGCTCAGAGTCGGAACAAGCTGAAAGACGTTTTATAG
- a CDS encoding polysaccharide deacetylase family protein produces the protein MSRRLIINCDDFGQSPAMNQAIMHLLEEQKVSSTTIMAVAPGFEEAAAWCSRRQQQNVGLHLTLTSEFEALRWSSLTGDSSLHDESGHQYKTVKEFEQGAQTKAVLKEIVAQYERVKQAGIVISHVDNHMGSLYGMETGRSLLPQTLWRISRWGLPSRFFRYIHAEDPLLGSLKNIERPVALGSGLADTFGVPIPDYLLSHPFGVEEGETYDSFKQSIIAKMYSLPDGVSETYIHPGIDDQWMLANIPHWEKRVWEYHLPFDDDFTYAIRDANVELTDYRYVQEHLKRPRVKSAGRLLKNLISS, from the coding sequence ATGAGCAGAAGATTAATCATCAATTGTGATGATTTTGGGCAAAGCCCTGCCATGAATCAGGCCATTATGCATCTATTAGAAGAGCAGAAGGTATCCTCAACGACGATTATGGCAGTAGCTCCTGGATTCGAGGAGGCTGCTGCATGGTGTAGCCGTAGGCAACAACAAAATGTGGGCCTTCATTTGACGTTGACTAGTGAGTTCGAGGCTTTACGCTGGAGTAGCCTGACGGGGGATTCTTCTCTGCACGACGAGAGTGGACATCAGTATAAGACGGTAAAAGAGTTCGAGCAGGGGGCGCAGACAAAAGCTGTGCTGAAGGAGATTGTTGCGCAGTACGAGCGAGTGAAGCAAGCAGGAATAGTGATTAGTCATGTAGACAATCATATGGGTAGCTTATATGGCATGGAAACGGGACGCAGTTTGCTACCGCAGACGCTGTGGAGAATTTCGCGCTGGGGGTTGCCGTCAAGATTCTTCCGATACATCCATGCAGAAGATCCTCTTCTGGGATCGCTGAAAAATATTGAACGTCCTGTTGCACTTGGATCCGGGCTGGCCGATACATTTGGAGTCCCGATTCCTGATTACTTGTTGTCGCATCCTTTTGGTGTGGAAGAGGGTGAGACGTACGATAGCTTCAAACAATCCATTATCGCCAAGATGTATTCGCTACCTGATGGTGTTAGTGAAACCTATATTCATCCCGGAATAGACGATCAGTGGATGCTTGCAAATATACCACATTGGGAGAAGCGAGTCTGGGAATACCATCTACCTTTTGATGATGATTTTACCTATGCGATTCGTGATGCTAATGTTGAATTGACGGACTATCGCTATGTACAGGAGCATTTAAAGCGCCCACGGGTAAAATCTGCGGGAAGGCTTTTGAAGAATCTGATAAGTTCATGA
- a CDS encoding GntR family transcriptional regulator, with the protein MTQFVYKQIIDDLKMKIFAGQFPDMKLPDERSLSETYQVSRSSIKSALTKMANAGIIFKKRGSGTFINPLYIKNESIFNYEGSNLGVTDNFHMHGKKPKIKVLKFEVIPPTEELQRDLFLGPHDFVYKIVRLRLFEDEPFMIETGYIPIKIVQNLNQTIIEGSIFNYLEDSRNLAVTKSFLSISAEPSDSNDQELLNLEKNEPVSIMEGIFFLDNGTPFEFSHMRFHYKFLKFNTFVSVD; encoded by the coding sequence ATGACACAGTTTGTCTACAAGCAAATTATTGATGATCTAAAAATGAAAATCTTTGCTGGGCAGTTTCCTGATATGAAATTACCGGATGAACGGAGTCTCAGTGAGACTTATCAAGTGAGTCGGAGTTCCATTAAAAGTGCTCTGACTAAAATGGCGAATGCCGGCATTATTTTTAAAAAACGTGGTTCAGGAACCTTTATTAACCCGTTATACATAAAAAATGAATCTATTTTTAATTACGAAGGCTCTAATTTAGGGGTCACCGACAATTTTCATATGCATGGCAAGAAACCTAAAATCAAAGTATTGAAATTTGAGGTTATCCCACCAACAGAAGAGTTACAGCGGGATTTGTTTTTAGGGCCTCATGACTTTGTTTACAAAATCGTTCGACTTCGTCTCTTTGAAGATGAACCCTTTATGATTGAAACAGGGTATATCCCCATAAAAATCGTACAAAATTTGAATCAGACGATTATCGAAGGATCTATTTTTAATTATTTGGAGGACTCGCGCAATTTAGCGGTTACCAAATCTTTTTTATCCATATCTGCAGAGCCGTCGGATTCCAATGATCAAGAACTGCTGAATTTAGAGAAGAATGAGCCTGTTAGCATTATGGAGGGGATTTTCTTCTTGGATAATGGCACGCCTTTTGAATTTTCGCACATGCGATTCCACTACAAATTCTTAAAATTTAATACCTTTGTATCGGTTGACTAA
- a CDS encoding MFS transporter translates to MKHKWMNSPYTFALGMFAMMVPSQAFSSFYSYFYVEKLGLGIGLATLARTIFLIWDAVNNPLFGYWSDRTNTRYGRRRPWVFGSIPLFMLAFVLVFSPPGGLSENGLFTWFLVTLIFYEAVATVLWVNYGALLPELFRGDRIRAKASAIQQGYQVVALLIGTALTPILFAAINFSNMAIVYACVFGVFMFLCMMNVQEKKETTKTEPLKLIPAFRETIRNKKFWVFNISNSFAQTVNGLVSSMIPFYAKYVLHISEAQVSIMLAAVFVSVIPLVFVWYWIIRKMDGVKAWRLSLILYALSVIPLWFGYDLVSGVAAGIVVGFGLAGFLVTPAIVGGKIIDEDAEKTGLRREGIYTAVSGFITRSSGLISALAFFIVGMIFGYKGGDDPGSDPEATFRYLISVVPLCLLAISVVISFTIKFTFTGQMRGDADYEQKINHQL, encoded by the coding sequence GTGAAGCATAAATGGATGAACTCGCCGTACACCTTTGCTTTAGGGATGTTTGCGATGATGGTTCCCAGTCAGGCTTTTAGTTCTTTTTACAGTTATTTTTATGTGGAGAAATTGGGCTTGGGCATTGGACTTGCTACACTGGCCAGAACAATCTTTCTGATCTGGGATGCGGTGAATAATCCGCTGTTTGGATACTGGTCAGACCGCACAAATACCCGCTATGGTCGGCGTAGACCCTGGGTGTTCGGCTCGATTCCGCTGTTTATGCTGGCGTTTGTGCTGGTATTCTCTCCTCCTGGCGGTTTATCCGAGAATGGACTCTTCACTTGGTTTCTAGTGACGCTTATTTTCTATGAGGCTGTCGCTACGGTCTTGTGGGTGAACTATGGCGCACTGCTTCCGGAGCTCTTCCGTGGAGATCGTATTCGGGCAAAAGCCTCGGCGATTCAGCAAGGCTATCAAGTGGTTGCTCTGTTAATCGGTACGGCTCTAACGCCAATCCTTTTCGCAGCAATTAACTTCTCTAATATGGCTATTGTGTATGCCTGTGTCTTCGGTGTGTTTATGTTCTTATGTATGATGAATGTCCAAGAGAAGAAAGAGACTACTAAGACCGAACCTTTGAAGCTCATTCCTGCTTTTCGGGAGACGATACGGAATAAGAAGTTCTGGGTGTTTAATATTTCGAACTCTTTTGCCCAAACGGTTAATGGACTTGTAAGCTCGATGATTCCCTTTTATGCAAAATATGTTCTACATATTTCAGAAGCACAGGTGTCTATTATGCTCGCGGCTGTCTTTGTCTCAGTCATTCCATTAGTGTTCGTGTGGTATTGGATTATTCGTAAGATGGATGGGGTCAAGGCATGGCGGCTATCGCTTATCCTATATGCTTTATCTGTCATTCCGCTATGGTTCGGGTATGATCTCGTGAGTGGTGTGGCCGCTGGCATTGTTGTCGGCTTCGGACTAGCAGGGTTTCTAGTAACCCCGGCGATCGTAGGTGGCAAAATCATTGATGAAGATGCAGAGAAGACAGGGCTGAGAAGAGAGGGTATCTATACTGCAGTAAGCGGATTCATCACTCGTTCAAGCGGATTAATCTCGGCACTGGCCTTTTTTATTGTAGGGATGATCTTTGGTTATAAGGGTGGCGATGATCCAGGGTCTGATCCGGAAGCGACGTTCCGGTATTTAATAAGTGTGGTACCGTTATGTCTGCTAGCTATATCTGTTGTCATATCTTTTACAATTAAATTTACATTTACGGGGCAAATGAGAGGTGATGCTGACTATGAGCAGAAGATTAATCATCAATTGTGA